The following are encoded in a window of Methanococcus voltae genomic DNA:
- the gatD gene encoding Glu-tRNA(Gln) amidotransferase subunit GatD, whose protein sequence is MRNENLDIGDLIELTLKAEENKTATTYKGTVMPCLKEDVIMIKMSSGYNAGIKKEKIEEIKLLSKGETPKHVKTDLNINKDKKLKNISIISTGGTVASRVDYKTGAVHPAFTADDLIMAVPELLNIANISGKAVMNILSENMLPAYWKEVAEHIEQEVKNGADGIVIAHGTDTMHYTASALQFMVKSNVPIILVGAQRSSDRPSSDAALNLIASTKFATEGLSGVYVLMHGENGDEYCYLHEGVKVRKLHSSRRDAFKSVNAQPVAKMNMLSKNKKTNEKDYKIEYLADERKLKQNVMDNSSNVEINTNLEESVALLKIYPGINSDILKYYADNGYKGIVLEGTGLGHAPETLFEGIEYAINNGLLVAMTTQTINGRVNMNVYSNGVELQKMGVISCEDMTAETALVKMMYLLANYDFKEVKDLMGKNIAGEITEFSLIDVN, encoded by the coding sequence ATGCGTAATGAGAACTTAGATATTGGAGATTTAATAGAATTAACACTAAAAGCCGAGGAAAACAAAACCGCTACCACATACAAGGGTACCGTAATGCCTTGTTTAAAAGAAGACGTTATTATGATAAAAATGAGTAGCGGATACAACGCAGGTATAAAAAAGGAAAAAATAGAAGAAATTAAGCTTTTAAGTAAAGGAGAAACACCTAAACACGTTAAAACCGACTTAAACATAAACAAAGATAAAAAATTGAAAAATATATCAATTATATCAACTGGCGGTACCGTTGCTTCTAGAGTAGACTATAAAACCGGTGCAGTTCACCCTGCTTTTACAGCGGACGACTTAATTATGGCAGTTCCCGAACTTTTGAATATTGCGAACATCTCTGGAAAGGCAGTAATGAACATTTTAAGTGAAAATATGTTACCGGCTTACTGGAAAGAAGTAGCTGAACATATTGAACAGGAAGTAAAAAACGGAGCAGATGGAATTGTTATTGCACACGGTACAGATACCATGCACTACACAGCTTCAGCCCTTCAATTTATGGTTAAATCAAATGTACCTATTATTTTAGTTGGTGCTCAAAGAAGTAGCGACAGACCTTCTTCAGACGCTGCTTTAAACTTAATTGCTTCGACTAAATTTGCTACAGAAGGTTTAAGCGGTGTTTACGTACTTATGCACGGCGAAAACGGTGACGAATACTGTTACTTACACGAAGGCGTAAAAGTTAGAAAATTACACTCTTCAAGAAGAGATGCTTTTAAATCTGTTAACGCTCAACCTGTTGCTAAAATGAATATGCTTTCAAAAAACAAAAAGACAAATGAAAAAGACTATAAAATTGAATATCTTGCAGACGAAAGAAAATTAAAACAGAATGTTATGGATAACAGTTCAAATGTTGAAATAAACACGAATTTAGAAGAAAGCGTAGCACTTTTAAAAATTTATCCAGGTATCAATTCAGATATTTTAAAGTATTATGCAGATAATGGTTACAAAGGAATCGTTTTGGAAGGTACTGGATTAGGACACGCTCCAGAAACTTTATTTGAAGGTATTGAATACGCTATAAACAACGGATTATTGGTTGCCATGACAACACAAACCATCAACGGTAGGGTAAATATGAACGTTTACTCAAACGGTGTAGAATTGCAAAAAATGGGCGTAATTAGCTGTGAAGATATGACCGCTGAAACTGCACTTGTAAAAATGATGTACTTATTGGCAAATTATGATTTTAAAGAAGTTAAGGACTTAATGGGAAAAAATATTGCGGGAGAAATAACCGAATTTAGTTTAATTGATGTAAATTAA
- the gatE gene encoding Glu-tRNA(Gln) amidotransferase subunit GatE, with translation MSNSDLNLNLDYKELGLKVGLEIHQQLNTSRKLFCNCPTKIRDDEPHGEIERVLRPSQSEMGQIDKAALIESKKEKNYVYQYYNDTNCLVELDDEPPQGPCEEGVYTAVEVSELMNMHVVDEVQVMRKMVIDGSNTSGFQRTMFVSQDGSIETEYGNIGITSLCLEEDACKKVRDEKDKVIYCVDRLGIPLLEITTEPDITTPEMGKEAARRIGTILRATGKAKRGLGTIRQDVNISIREGARIEVKGVQNLDLIEQIIKNEVIRQIKLNEIKKELIERNAEVKTGIENIVDVTELFKNTESKVIKSALKKKGVVKAILLKGFDGLIGKEVQPNRRLGTEFSDRGKVIGGVGGLFHTDELPKYGITQEEVDALKEFMGAKAETKDAVIIVGDREDKAVRALGAVLDRANEAITIGIPEETRKALEDGNTSYLRPLPGAARMYPETDIPNIPIEDEFVENIRNNLPEMPKEKLERFIKEYDLNNDLAKQMVMSYHVDLFEELAKSYAGIKPTLIATTIEATVKEIRREGFNTELLEEEHFKQLFECIENGKVSKEAIVDVLKGFVENPYANVDKILEIKGLSAMSEEDVVKEIKSIIEQNIAVVNEKGMGAMGLLMGRCMANLRGKADGKLINKTLQDELKSIINK, from the coding sequence ATGTCAAATTCTGATTTGAATTTAAATTTAGACTATAAAGAATTGGGTTTAAAAGTTGGTTTGGAGATACACCAACAGCTAAACACGAGCAGGAAATTATTTTGTAATTGCCCTACAAAAATTAGAGATGATGAACCGCACGGGGAAATTGAAAGAGTTTTAAGGCCTTCACAAAGTGAAATGGGTCAGATTGATAAAGCAGCCCTCATCGAATCTAAAAAAGAGAAAAACTATGTTTATCAGTACTATAATGACACAAATTGTCTTGTAGAATTAGATGATGAACCACCTCAAGGACCTTGTGAAGAAGGAGTTTACACAGCTGTTGAAGTATCAGAGCTTATGAACATGCACGTAGTTGATGAAGTTCAAGTTATGCGTAAAATGGTTATTGATGGTTCAAATACATCTGGATTCCAAAGAACTATGTTTGTATCGCAAGATGGTAGTATAGAAACAGAATACGGCAATATTGGAATTACAAGTTTATGTTTAGAAGAAGATGCTTGTAAAAAAGTAAGAGATGAAAAAGACAAAGTAATTTATTGTGTTGATAGATTAGGAATTCCTTTATTGGAAATTACCACAGAACCTGACATCACAACCCCAGAAATGGGAAAAGAAGCTGCGAGAAGAATCGGTACAATTTTGCGAGCCACAGGAAAAGCTAAAAGAGGATTGGGAACCATTAGACAAGATGTGAACATTTCTATTAGAGAAGGTGCACGTATTGAGGTTAAAGGGGTTCAAAATCTTGATTTAATCGAGCAAATTATTAAAAACGAAGTAATAAGACAAATTAAGTTAAATGAAATTAAAAAAGAATTAATTGAAAGAAATGCCGAAGTAAAAACAGGTATTGAAAACATTGTCGATGTTACCGAATTATTCAAAAATACTGAATCAAAAGTAATTAAAAGTGCTTTAAAGAAAAAAGGCGTAGTTAAAGCAATTTTACTCAAAGGATTTGATGGTTTAATCGGTAAAGAAGTTCAGCCAAACAGAAGATTGGGAACTGAATTCTCCGACCGTGGAAAGGTAATCGGAGGCGTTGGGGGATTATTCCATACTGACGAATTGCCTAAATACGGAATTACACAAGAAGAAGTTGACGCACTTAAAGAATTCATGGGTGCAAAAGCTGAAACAAAAGATGCTGTTATCATTGTAGGGGATAGGGAAGATAAAGCTGTTAGAGCGTTAGGTGCTGTTTTAGATAGGGCAAACGAAGCTATAACAATAGGAATTCCAGAAGAAACAAGAAAAGCATTAGAAGATGGTAATACATCATACTTAAGACCTTTACCGGGTGCTGCAAGGATGTATCCTGAAACAGATATTCCTAACATACCAATCGAGGACGAATTCGTTGAAAACATTAGAAATAATCTTCCAGAAATGCCAAAAGAAAAATTGGAAAGATTTATAAAAGAATATGACTTAAACAACGATTTAGCAAAACAAATGGTTATGTCTTACCACGTTGATTTATTTGAAGAGCTTGCAAAATCATACGCTGGTATTAAACCGACTTTAATTGCTACGACTATTGAAGCTACTGTTAAAGAAATTAGAAGAGAAGGATTTAATACTGAATTACTTGAAGAAGAACACTTTAAACAACTGTTTGAATGTATTGAAAACGGTAAAGTTTCAAAAGAAGCAATCGTTGATGTATTGAAAGGATTTGTTGAAAATCCATATGCAAATGTTGACAAAATACTTGAAATTAAAGGACTTAGCGCAATGTCTGAAGAAGACGTTGTAAAGGAGATAAAAAGTATTATTGAGCAAAACATTGCTGTTGTTAACGAAAAAGGAATGGGTGCTATGGGTCTACTCATGGGTAGATGTATGGCCAACTTGCGTGGAAAAGCAGACGGTAAATTGATTAATAAAACATTACAAGATGAATTAAAAAGTATTATTAACAAATAA
- a CDS encoding tRNA (adenine-N1)-methyltransferase — translation MDKRGKKYLIAKENKEFGNDLGVANLTDVSEGNVLPTHKGDEFYLVEPTAFDIIKKMKRSVTTLLPKDIGLIIAYCGIENGETVIEAGTGSAGLTMYLSQAVGKEGKVVTYEKRPEFAKIARKNLEIMGSVKINQPIIGVEEEVKEVSEEVQNPEAESKKVYNVIQKIGDITEGIEEQDVDVIVLDMPDPWNVVPHAKKALNKAKGRIAVYVPYIEQSKKAVEALKENNFLDVITIECILREMDISEKGVRPSTRMIGHTGYLTFARVCPEKLPLDEE, via the coding sequence ATTGACAAAAGAGGTAAAAAATACCTAATTGCAAAAGAAAACAAAGAATTTGGAAACGATTTGGGTGTAGCAAATTTAACAGATGTTAGCGAAGGTAATGTGTTACCGACCCATAAGGGTGACGAATTTTACTTAGTTGAGCCTACAGCTTTTGACATCATCAAAAAGATGAAAAGAAGCGTTACAACATTATTGCCTAAAGATATAGGTCTTATAATTGCATACTGCGGTATTGAAAACGGTGAAACCGTTATTGAAGCAGGAACTGGCTCAGCAGGATTAACAATGTACTTATCACAAGCAGTCGGTAAGGAAGGAAAAGTAGTTACCTACGAAAAAAGACCAGAATTTGCAAAAATTGCAAGAAAAAACCTTGAAATTATGGGCTCTGTAAAAATAAACCAACCTATAATTGGCGTAGAGGAAGAAGTAAAAGAAGTAAGCGAAGAGGTACAAAATCCTGAAGCTGAAAGTAAAAAGGTTTACAATGTAATCCAGAAAATAGGCGATATAACAGAAGGTATTGAAGAACAAGACGTTGACGTAATCGTTTTGGATATGCCAGACCCTTGGAATGTAGTTCCACATGCTAAAAAAGCTTTGAATAAGGCAAAAGGTAGAATTGCGGTTTATGTGCCATACATAGAGCAATCCAAAAAAGCTGTAGAAGCTTTAAAAGAAAATAATTTCTTAGACGTTATTACAATTGAGTGTATCTTAAGAGAGATGGATATTTCAGAAAAAGGTGTTAGACCATCAACAAGAATGATAGGACACACCGGTTACTTGACTTTTGCAAGAGTTTGCCCTGAAAAATTACCTTTAGATGAAGAATAA
- the rnhB gene encoding ribonuclease HII: MLKNDIDETPVTPKVIGLDEAGRGPVIGPMVIAGVLLELNNKEKTKTFYDLDLKDSKKLSKKKRESLYEEIQKLAKVDKVVVTAKEIDDQMKIINLNKIELNGFSSIINKFYKDEYGLDENRRNNGFLTYIDACSSNETSFSNQLKAKLINKNIDLIAEHKADDNYKIVSAASIIAKVTRDNIIDEYNERYNSMGYTIGSGYPSDPKTKKFLKQYLEDNKELPDIVRFSWNTTKKLLKEYDSENGNIDLKCENLLKWVKN; the protein is encoded by the coding sequence GTGCTAAAAAACGATATAGATGAAACACCTGTAACGCCCAAAGTAATAGGGTTAGATGAAGCAGGAAGAGGTCCAGTAATAGGGCCAATGGTAATAGCGGGCGTATTATTGGAATTAAACAATAAGGAAAAAACTAAAACATTTTATGATTTAGATTTAAAAGATAGTAAAAAGCTTTCTAAGAAAAAACGAGAAAGTCTCTACGAAGAAATACAAAAACTTGCAAAAGTAGATAAGGTAGTAGTCACCGCAAAGGAAATTGATGACCAAATGAAAATAATTAATCTAAATAAAATAGAATTGAACGGATTTTCAAGTATAATCAATAAATTTTACAAGGATGAATATGGATTAGATGAAAATAGGCGAAATAATGGTTTTTTAACCTATATCGATGCTTGCAGTAGTAACGAAACATCTTTTTCAAACCAATTGAAAGCAAAATTAATAAATAAAAACATAGATTTGATAGCAGAGCATAAAGCAGACGATAATTACAAAATAGTTTCTGCAGCTTCAATAATTGCTAAAGTAACCCGTGATAATATCATAGATGAGTATAATGAGAGATATAATTCAATGGGCTATACAATAGGTAGTGGTTACCCAAGTGACCCAAAAACCAAGAAGTTTTTAAAACAATATTTAGAAGATAACAAAGAATTGCCTGATATAGTTAGATTTAGTTGGAATACAACCAAAAAACTCTTGAAAGAATATGATTCGGAAAATGGAAATATTGATTTAAAATGTGAAAATTTATTAAAATGGGTAAAGAATTAA
- a CDS encoding formate--phosphoribosylaminoimidazolecarboxamide ligase — protein sequence MIQKEEILDIFSKYNKDEITIVTVGSHTSLHILKGAKLEGFSTAVITTKDRDVPYKRFGVADKFIYVDKFSDISNDDIQQQLRDMNAIIVPHGSFIAYCGLDNVESSFKVPMFGNRKILRWEAERDLEGKILGESGLRLPKKLAKPEDINGPSMVKFPGARGGRGYFVCSSKEEFDAKVADFIKKGVLEDSDVPNAHIEEYVVGTNYCIHYFYSPLYNRVELMGMDRRYESNIDGFVRIPAKDQMEIELNPSYVITGNFPIVIRESLLPQVFEMGDKLVDKAKDLVNPGMIGPFCLQSLCNENLELVVFEMSARIDGGTNTFMNGSPYSFLYHGENLSMGQRIAKEIKMALELGMEDKILY from the coding sequence ATGATACAAAAAGAAGAAATACTTGACATATTTAGCAAATACAACAAAGATGAGATAACAATTGTAACAGTTGGTAGTCACACATCACTACACATTTTAAAAGGTGCTAAGTTAGAAGGCTTTTCAACCGCTGTTATAACTACAAAAGATAGAGATGTGCCATATAAAAGATTCGGCGTAGCTGACAAATTCATATACGTTGACAAATTCTCAGACATTTCCAATGATGATATTCAACAACAACTAAGAGACATGAACGCAATTATTGTGCCACACGGGTCATTTATCGCATACTGTGGATTAGACAATGTTGAAAGTTCATTTAAAGTGCCTATGTTTGGTAACAGAAAGATATTAAGATGGGAAGCTGAAAGAGATTTAGAAGGTAAGATATTAGGTGAAAGTGGCTTAAGATTACCTAAAAAATTGGCAAAACCTGAAGATATCAACGGTCCTTCAATGGTAAAATTCCCCGGTGCTAGAGGCGGTAGAGGTTACTTCGTATGCTCCTCAAAGGAAGAGTTTGACGCAAAAGTAGCGGACTTTATCAAAAAAGGTGTGTTAGAAGATAGCGATGTACCAAATGCACATATTGAGGAATATGTTGTAGGTACTAACTACTGTATACACTATTTTTACTCCCCATTATACAATAGAGTTGAATTGATGGGTATGGACAGAAGATACGAAAGTAATATTGATGGATTTGTTAGAATTCCTGCAAAAGATCAAATGGAAATCGAATTAAACCCTTCATACGTTATTACAGGTAACTTCCCTATCGTAATTAGAGAAAGTTTATTGCCACAAGTATTTGAAATGGGCGATAAATTAGTAGATAAAGCTAAAGATTTAGTTAATCCTGGTATGATTGGTCCGTTCTGCTTGCAATCATTATGTAATGAAAATCTTGAACTCGTTGTATTTGAAATGAGTGCGAGAATTGACGGCGGTACGAACACATTTATGAACGGAAGCCCTTATTCATTCCTCTACCACGGTGAAAACTTAAGTATGGGTCAAAGAATTGCAAAAGAAATTAAAATGGCTCTTGAATTAGGAATGGAAGACAAAATATTATACTAA
- a CDS encoding PspC domain-containing protein, with the protein MQEYKNDIKKLYRSVDDKMLEGVCGGIGEYFNVDPTLVRILYVAITVFTGFLLGIVTYIVLAIIIPKNQSKFKNEYITTSFEPKKDENAENEENKNN; encoded by the coding sequence ATGCAAGAATACAAAAATGATATAAAAAAATTATACAGGTCTGTTGATGACAAAATGTTAGAGGGTGTTTGTGGAGGAATCGGAGAATATTTTAATGTTGATCCAACACTTGTACGTATTTTGTACGTGGCAATAACTGTATTCACAGGCTTTCTATTAGGAATTGTGACCTACATCGTTTTAGCCATCATAATACCTAAAAATCAATCTAAATTCAAAAATGAATATATAACTACATCTTTTGAACCTAAAAAAGATGAAAATGCGGAAAACGAAGAAAATAAAAACAATTAA
- the glgP gene encoding alpha-glucan family phosphorylase: MNKKEETSKIAYFSMEFAIDQALKTYAGGLGFLAGSLFKAAHRANYPMVGVSILWSYGYYDQMRDIEGRMVIGKTRKFHDYLVDIDVKVPIEINRSKLWVKAYLLPAGVFSTCPIYYLTTDIPENDYLSRTISYNLYDSNNLTHIAQEMVLGIAGYEVLKKCENIDVYHLNEAQAIPLGFRMMEDKGFDYVKNHLVFTTHTPIPAGNEIQDINILNNMGFFGNTDLKTAEKFGGNPFNLTVAALKMSKKANAVSKLHQQTTREMWSWVPGKCGITYVTNAQDVNSWQDIELKRCADEGDIENLRKRKLHLKKQLYQVVADQCGRLFDEKKLTVVWARRFAEYKRPYFPLHDEGKLRELIDSDKLQLIWAGKPHPADFNAQVTFNWIISKSREIKNTAVLTGYELHLSKLLKLGSDIWLNTPKRPNEASGTSGMTASMNGSIHMSTLDGWHVEWYNKYPDLSFTIGDGENLNEDYEADDMYKLIWKAIDMYDTDKWWKLVQDNILTSVDFFNADRMLKEYSERVYNTVDEKYKINDESENEK; this comes from the coding sequence ATGAATAAAAAAGAGGAAACTTCAAAAATAGCGTATTTTAGCATGGAATTTGCAATAGACCAGGCTTTAAAAACTTATGCCGGAGGTTTAGGATTTTTAGCCGGCTCTTTATTTAAAGCAGCCCATAGAGCAAATTACCCCATGGTTGGAGTATCTATTCTTTGGAGTTATGGCTATTACGACCAAATGCGAGATATTGAAGGTCGTATGGTTATAGGTAAAACACGTAAATTCCACGATTATTTGGTCGATATAGATGTAAAGGTACCTATAGAAATTAATAGGTCTAAATTATGGGTAAAAGCCTATTTACTACCTGCGGGTGTATTTAGCACTTGTCCAATTTACTATTTAACGACAGATATTCCAGAAAACGATTATCTTTCACGTACAATATCTTACAATCTTTACGATAGTAATAACCTTACACATATTGCTCAAGAAATGGTTTTGGGCATAGCAGGGTATGAAGTACTTAAAAAATGTGAAAATATAGATGTTTATCACTTAAATGAGGCTCAAGCCATTCCTTTGGGTTTTAGAATGATGGAAGATAAAGGATTCGACTATGTAAAAAATCATCTCGTATTTACTACACACACCCCGATACCTGCGGGAAATGAAATCCAAGATATCAATATATTAAACAATATGGGATTCTTTGGCAATACGGATCTAAAAACAGCTGAAAAATTTGGTGGAAATCCTTTTAATTTGACAGTTGCTGCGTTAAAAATGTCTAAAAAAGCAAATGCAGTTTCAAAATTACATCAACAAACCACCAGGGAAATGTGGAGTTGGGTACCTGGGAAATGTGGAATAACATACGTTACAAATGCACAAGATGTTAATTCTTGGCAAGACATCGAACTAAAACGATGTGCTGACGAAGGAGACATTGAAAATCTACGTAAAAGAAAATTACACCTTAAAAAACAACTCTATCAGGTAGTTGCTGACCAGTGTGGACGATTATTTGATGAAAAAAAACTTACCGTAGTTTGGGCAAGACGTTTTGCAGAATATAAAAGACCGTATTTCCCACTACACGACGAGGGAAAACTTAGAGAACTTATAGATTCGGATAAACTACAGCTTATATGGGCAGGAAAACCACACCCTGCAGATTTTAACGCACAGGTGACCTTTAATTGGATAATTTCAAAGTCTCGGGAAATTAAAAACACTGCCGTTTTAACAGGTTATGAATTACACCTTAGCAAGCTTTTGAAATTGGGTTCAGATATTTGGCTAAATACACCTAAAAGACCGAACGAGGCTTCCGGTACTTCAGGAATGACTGCTTCAATGAATGGTTCCATACATATGAGTACACTTGACGGTTGGCACGTTGAATGGTACAATAAATATCCTGACCTTAGTTTTACGATAGGGGATGGAGAAAACCTTAATGAAGATTATGAAGCCGACGATATGTATAAACTAATTTGGAAAGCAATAGATATGTACGATACAGATAAATGGTGGAAATTGGTTCAAGATAACATTTTAACTTCAGTTGATTTCTTTAATGCCGATAGAATGCTTAAGGAATATTCTGAAAGAGTTTATAATACAGTTGATGAAAAATACAAAATTAACGATGAATCGGAAAATGAAAAATAA